From Streptomyces sp. TLI_053, a single genomic window includes:
- the ppdK gene encoding pyruvate, phosphate dikinase produces the protein MASQQKFVYSFTEGNKDLKDLLGGKGANLAEMTNLGLPVPPGFTITTEACKVFLETGTEPTSLHEEISAHLDALEQEMGKQLGQADNPLLVSVRSGAKFSMPGMMDTVLNIGLSDTSVVGLVAQSGNERFAWDSYRRLVQMFGKTVLGVDGELFEEALDEAKHAKGTASDLDLDAADLKQLVEVFKGIVERETGRAFPQDPREQMDLAIHAVFHSWNGDRARLYRRQERIPNDLGTAVNVCSMVFGNLGEDSGTGVAFTRDPSTGAQGVYGDYLSNAQGEDVVAGIRNTLPLSELEKLDKKSYDELMAIMQTLETHYRDLCDIEFTIERGKLWMLQTRVGKRTAAAAFRIAVQLVDQGLIDLDEALMRVTGGQLSQLMFPRFAPNAESKQIARGLAASPGAAIGKIVFDSYTAVKWSRSGEKVILVRRETNPDDLDGMIAAEGILTSRGGKTSHAAVVARGMGKTCVCGAEELEVDTKRRRMTTADGLELEEGDIVSIDGATGKVYLGEVPVLPSAVVEYFEGTLHAGADVQGGLVQAVHRLMSHADGRRRLAVRANADNSEDGSRARRYGAQGIGLCRTEHMFLGEERRKEVEHLILADNDKDREAALSTLLPLQKGDFLELFQAMDGLPVTVRLLDPPLHEFLPDITELSVRVALAEARKDPNENDLRLLQAVHKLHEQNPMLGLRGVRLGLVIPGLFGMQVRAIAEAAAERKLAGADPRPEVMIPLVGTVQELELVRDECERVLAEVSQSTGVRLDIKLGTMIELPRAAVTAGQIAEAAEFFSFGTNDLTQTVWGFSRDDVEASFFTAYLEKGIFGVSPFETIDRDGVGALVKHAVQAGRATRPDLKLGVCGEHGGDPESVHFFHEVGLDYVSCSPFRIPVARLEAGRAAIETAGSDSR, from the coding sequence GTGGCGTCCCAGCAGAAGTTTGTTTACTCCTTCACTGAAGGAAACAAGGACCTCAAGGATCTTCTTGGCGGCAAGGGCGCGAACCTGGCCGAGATGACCAACCTGGGTCTTCCGGTCCCCCCGGGGTTCACGATCACCACCGAGGCCTGCAAGGTCTTCCTGGAGACCGGCACCGAGCCCACCTCGCTGCACGAGGAGATCAGCGCCCACCTGGACGCGCTCGAGCAGGAGATGGGCAAGCAGCTCGGCCAGGCCGACAACCCGCTGCTCGTCTCGGTGCGTTCGGGCGCCAAGTTCTCCATGCCCGGCATGATGGACACCGTCCTGAACATCGGCCTCTCGGACACCTCGGTGGTCGGCCTGGTCGCGCAGTCCGGCAACGAGCGCTTCGCCTGGGACTCCTACCGTCGCCTGGTCCAGATGTTCGGCAAGACCGTGCTGGGCGTCGACGGCGAGCTGTTCGAGGAGGCTCTGGACGAGGCCAAGCACGCCAAGGGCACCGCCAGCGACCTCGACCTCGACGCCGCGGACCTCAAGCAGCTGGTCGAGGTGTTCAAGGGCATCGTCGAGCGCGAGACCGGCCGGGCCTTCCCGCAGGACCCGCGCGAGCAGATGGACCTCGCCATCCACGCCGTCTTCCACTCCTGGAACGGCGACCGCGCCCGGCTCTACCGCCGCCAGGAGCGCATTCCGAACGACCTGGGCACCGCGGTCAACGTGTGCAGCATGGTGTTCGGCAACCTCGGCGAGGACTCCGGCACCGGCGTCGCCTTCACCCGTGACCCCTCCACCGGTGCCCAGGGCGTCTACGGCGACTACCTGTCCAACGCCCAGGGCGAGGACGTCGTCGCCGGCATCCGCAACACCCTGCCGCTGTCCGAGCTGGAGAAGCTCGACAAGAAGTCGTACGACGAGCTGATGGCGATCATGCAGACGCTCGAGACCCACTACCGGGACCTCTGCGACATCGAGTTCACCATCGAGCGCGGCAAGCTCTGGATGCTGCAGACCCGGGTCGGCAAGCGCACCGCCGCGGCCGCCTTCCGGATCGCCGTCCAGCTGGTCGACCAGGGTCTGATCGACCTGGACGAGGCCCTGATGCGGGTCACCGGCGGCCAGCTCTCCCAGCTGATGTTCCCGCGCTTCGCCCCCAATGCCGAGTCCAAGCAGATCGCCCGGGGCCTCGCCGCCTCGCCCGGCGCCGCGATCGGCAAGATCGTCTTCGACTCCTACACCGCGGTGAAGTGGTCGCGCTCCGGCGAGAAGGTCATCCTGGTCCGTCGCGAGACCAACCCGGACGACCTGGACGGCATGATCGCCGCCGAGGGCATCCTCACCTCGCGCGGCGGCAAGACCTCGCACGCGGCCGTCGTCGCCCGCGGCATGGGCAAGACCTGTGTCTGCGGTGCCGAGGAGCTGGAGGTCGACACCAAGCGCCGCCGGATGACCACCGCCGACGGCCTGGAGCTGGAGGAAGGTGACATCGTCTCGATCGACGGCGCCACCGGCAAGGTGTACCTCGGCGAGGTGCCCGTGCTCCCCTCCGCGGTGGTGGAGTACTTCGAGGGCACCCTGCACGCCGGCGCCGACGTCCAGGGCGGTCTGGTCCAGGCCGTGCACCGGCTGATGTCCCACGCCGACGGCCGCCGCCGCCTCGCGGTGCGCGCCAACGCCGACAACTCCGAGGACGGCTCGCGCGCCCGTCGTTACGGCGCCCAGGGCATCGGCCTGTGCCGCACCGAGCACATGTTCCTCGGTGAGGAGCGCCGCAAGGAGGTCGAGCACCTGATCCTCGCGGACAACGACAAGGACCGCGAGGCCGCGCTCTCCACCCTGCTGCCGCTGCAGAAGGGCGACTTCCTGGAGCTGTTCCAGGCGATGGACGGACTGCCCGTCACCGTCCGCCTGCTCGACCCGCCGCTGCACGAGTTCCTGCCCGACATCACCGAGCTGTCGGTGCGCGTCGCCCTCGCCGAGGCCCGCAAGGACCCGAACGAGAACGACCTGCGTCTGCTCCAGGCGGTGCACAAGCTGCACGAGCAGAACCCGATGCTCGGCCTGCGCGGTGTGCGCCTCGGCCTGGTCATCCCCGGCCTGTTCGGCATGCAGGTCCGGGCCATCGCCGAGGCCGCCGCCGAGCGCAAGCTGGCCGGGGCGGACCCGCGTCCCGAGGTCATGATCCCGCTGGTCGGCACCGTCCAGGAGCTGGAGCTGGTCCGCGACGAGTGCGAGCGCGTGCTCGCCGAGGTCTCCCAGTCCACCGGTGTCCGGCTGGACATCAAGCTCGGCACCATGATCGAGCTGCCGCGCGCCGCCGTGACGGCCGGCCAGATCGCCGAGGCCGCCGAGTTCTTCTCCTTCGGCACCAACGACCTCACCCAGACGGTCTGGGGCTTCTCCCGCGACGACGTCGAGGCCTCCTTCTTCACCGCCTACCTGGAGAAGGGCATCTTCGGGGTCTCGCCGTTCGAGACCATCGACCGCGACGGTGTCGGCGCGCTCGTGAAGCACGCCGTCCAGGCCGGTCGGGCCACCCGCCCCGACCTCAAGCTCGGCGTCTGCGGCGAGCACGGCGGCGACCCGGAGTCGGTGCACTTCTTCCACGAGGTCGGGCTGGACTACGTCTCCTGCTCCCCCTTCCGGATCCCGGTGGCGCGTCTGGAGGCCGGTCGCGCCGCCATCGAGACTGCGGGCAGCGACTCGCGCTGA
- a CDS encoding ribonuclease domain-containing protein, whose product MTSRNRLWTALAVLICVLAAAVGYLLSDDTGSSAPRAAATATGPTATGPIGTGPTATGPIGTDPTGTGPAAASSAPVAPKPSAPRSSAPATPPATAAGTGWVPTDPALADVCRTGLPDQARDTLGLIAKGGPYPYRSDGIVFENRESRLPRKTSGYYHEFTVVTPGSGDRGARRVVTGGSGEQYWTADHYATFQEIDSRC is encoded by the coding sequence ATGACCAGCAGAAACCGCCTGTGGACCGCCCTCGCCGTGCTGATCTGCGTGCTCGCCGCCGCGGTCGGCTACCTGCTCTCGGACGACACCGGCAGCAGTGCGCCCCGAGCCGCCGCGACCGCCACGGGCCCCACCGCCACGGGCCCCATCGGCACCGGCCCCACCGCCACGGGCCCCATCGGCACCGACCCCACCGGCACCGGCCCGGCCGCGGCCTCGAGCGCTCCGGTGGCGCCGAAGCCCAGCGCACCCCGGTCCTCGGCCCCGGCCACCCCGCCGGCGACGGCCGCCGGCACCGGATGGGTTCCGACCGACCCGGCGCTGGCCGACGTCTGCCGCACCGGGCTCCCGGACCAGGCCCGCGACACCCTCGGACTGATCGCCAAGGGCGGCCCCTACCCCTACCGCTCGGACGGCATCGTCTTCGAGAACCGGGAGAGCCGCCTCCCGCGCAAGACCTCGGGCTACTACCACGAGTTCACCGTCGTCACTCCCGGCTCCGGCGACCGGGGCGCCCGCCGGGTGGTCACCGGTGGCTCCGGCGAGCAGTACTGGACCGCTGACCACTACGCCACCTTCCAGGAGATCGACTCCCGCTGCTGA
- a CDS encoding transcriptional regulator, with product MAGLDPLLQHPTRLTVVAFLGGCIEAEFSAVRDYCQVSDSVLSKAAGALEEAGYLSVKKGYVGKRPRTWLAATRAGRRALAEHLGVLQQLVAAAETAGREAENRQP from the coding sequence ATGGCCGGGCTCGACCCGCTGCTCCAGCACCCCACCCGGCTCACCGTGGTGGCGTTCCTCGGCGGCTGCATCGAGGCCGAGTTCTCCGCCGTCAGGGACTACTGCCAGGTCTCCGACTCGGTGCTCAGCAAGGCGGCCGGTGCGCTGGAGGAGGCCGGCTACCTGTCGGTGAAGAAGGGCTACGTCGGCAAGCGCCCGCGCACCTGGCTGGCCGCCACCCGGGCCGGCCGCCGGGCGCTCGCCGAGCACCTGGGCGTCCTGCAGCAACTGGTGGCGGCGGCCGAGACGGCCGGACGGGAGGCGGAGAACCGGCAACCGTGA
- a CDS encoding ADP-ribosylglycohydrolase family protein — MTIPHPGPALDALEGLSVGDALGAQFFVPATVRAHLAARTTPPGPWPWTDDTEMACSVHAAHTERGAIDVFDLTRAFARRHDFDRGYGPAANRLLRLVREGGDARELASALFDGQRSYGNGAAMRVAPLGAAYAADPAEAVRPAVETALITHTHPQAVDGAVAVAVAAACAVRARGTRTAPDAFLTQVRRLTPRGAVHDGLAEAVALLAEPDLTVVARVLGNGSRTSAADTVPYALWCAARHLADYPAAVWTAVAAGGDADTVAAITGGVVAAHTGTAGIPAAWLAAREPLPAWAFADPGSVSAGRGRAEMLVPRPCPVPDVLWTDEQWQRLRTGPGPLLGGRRLAVHTREGTLRLCGPDGHPQWELALVRDRAGLRPVSAVVEACPDRAPGPDEGRGTGLLDRLLRAAVTGAPVAERPRPECPDPARGPDTRATNPPAPNHRSARTTGSPGRSPGGDLGP, encoded by the coding sequence ATGACGATTCCTCACCCCGGCCCCGCGCTCGACGCGCTCGAGGGCCTCTCCGTCGGCGACGCCCTCGGCGCGCAGTTCTTCGTCCCCGCCACCGTGCGGGCCCACCTCGCCGCCCGCACCACCCCGCCCGGCCCCTGGCCGTGGACGGACGACACCGAGATGGCGTGCTCGGTGCACGCCGCGCACACCGAGCGCGGCGCGATCGACGTGTTCGACCTCACCCGTGCTTTCGCCCGCCGGCACGACTTCGACCGGGGCTACGGTCCGGCCGCCAACCGGCTGCTGCGGCTGGTCCGGGAGGGCGGTGACGCCCGGGAGCTGGCCTCGGCGCTGTTCGACGGCCAGAGGTCGTACGGCAACGGTGCCGCGATGCGGGTCGCCCCGCTCGGGGCGGCGTACGCGGCCGACCCGGCGGAGGCGGTGCGCCCGGCCGTCGAGACGGCGCTGATCACCCACACCCACCCGCAGGCGGTGGACGGCGCGGTCGCCGTCGCGGTGGCCGCCGCCTGCGCGGTGCGGGCCCGCGGCACCCGGACGGCGCCGGACGCCTTCCTGACGCAGGTCCGCCGGCTGACCCCGCGCGGGGCCGTCCACGACGGTCTGGCCGAGGCGGTCGCCCTGCTCGCCGAGCCGGACCTCACGGTGGTCGCGCGGGTGCTCGGCAACGGCAGCCGGACCAGCGCCGCCGACACCGTGCCCTACGCGCTGTGGTGCGCGGCCCGGCACCTCGCCGACTACCCGGCGGCGGTGTGGACGGCGGTGGCCGCCGGCGGGGACGCGGACACCGTGGCCGCGATCACCGGTGGCGTGGTCGCCGCGCACACCGGCACGGCCGGCATCCCCGCCGCCTGGCTGGCCGCCCGGGAGCCGTTGCCGGCCTGGGCCTTCGCCGACCCGGGCAGCGTGTCCGCCGGCCGGGGCCGCGCGGAGATGCTGGTGCCGCGGCCGTGCCCGGTGCCGGACGTGCTGTGGACGGACGAGCAGTGGCAGCGGCTGCGCACCGGGCCCGGGCCGCTGCTCGGGGGCCGCCGCCTGGCGGTGCACACCCGCGAGGGCACGCTCCGGCTCTGCGGTCCGGACGGCCACCCGCAGTGGGAGCTGGCACTGGTGCGGGACCGGGCCGGCCTGCGCCCGGTGTCGGCCGTGGTCGAGGCCTGCCCCGACCGGGCGCCCGGACCGGACGAGGGCCGGGGCACCGGTCTGCTGGACCGTCTGCTGCGGGCCGCCGTCACCGGCGCGCCGGTCGCGGAACGACCCCGGCCCGAGTGTCCGGACCCCGCGCGGGGTCCGGACACTCGGGCAACGAACCCTCCGGCACCGAACCACCGGAGCGCCCGGACCACCGGATCCCCAGGGCGAAGCCCGGGCGGAGACCTCGGGCCGTGA
- a CDS encoding GNAT family protein has protein sequence MPVPVILTGRTVRLEPLAAHHAEAIAQAGAEDRTTYAFTPVPHGLEAAREYIARALADQASGRSLPFATVNQADGRVVGSTRFLELDYWQGPLVWPPVPGVPFGDPATAVPDAAEIGNTWLSPRAQGTGINTEAKLLMLRHAFEVWGVQRISLRADARNMRSRAAIERLGATAEGVRRAHSRGLDGVVRSTAFYSILDSEWPAVRDIVELRIAAATSPSAPDPAINQECLRHGGGAGHLITA, from the coding sequence GTGCCCGTACCTGTCATCCTCACCGGCCGCACCGTGCGGCTGGAGCCCCTCGCCGCGCACCATGCCGAGGCCATCGCCCAGGCCGGCGCCGAGGACCGTACGACTTACGCCTTCACCCCCGTCCCGCACGGCCTGGAAGCTGCCCGGGAGTACATCGCGCGCGCCCTGGCGGACCAGGCCTCCGGCCGGTCGCTGCCGTTCGCGACGGTGAACCAGGCCGACGGCCGAGTGGTGGGTTCCACCCGGTTCCTGGAACTCGACTACTGGCAGGGCCCGCTCGTCTGGCCGCCGGTCCCCGGCGTGCCGTTCGGCGACCCGGCCACGGCCGTCCCGGACGCCGCCGAGATCGGCAACACCTGGCTGTCCCCGCGGGCCCAGGGCACCGGCATCAACACCGAGGCGAAGCTGCTGATGCTGCGGCACGCCTTCGAGGTGTGGGGCGTGCAGCGGATCTCGCTGCGCGCCGACGCCCGCAACATGCGGTCGCGGGCCGCGATCGAGCGGCTGGGCGCGACCGCCGAGGGCGTCCGCCGGGCGCACTCGCGCGGGCTGGACGGGGTGGTCAGGTCCACCGCCTTCTACTCGATCCTGGACAGCGAGTGGCCCGCCGTGCGGGACATCGTCGAGCTGCGGATCGCCGCCGCGACCTCGCCGAGCGCCCCGGACCCGGCGATCAACCAGGAGTGCCTTAGACACGGCGGCGGTGCGGGGCATCTGATCACGGCCTGA
- a CDS encoding PAC2 family protein, protein MRDPQALYELDQQGVAAVAAARAALADTGAGLVLLHHFEGFMDAGEAGAQVVDHLLETGEPQVVARFDHDRLVDYRARRPAMVFDREHWSSYEPPEILLQLLHDAAGSPFLLLTGPEPDVEWERFAAAVRQLVERFDVRLALDFHGIPMGVPHTRPVGLTPHGNRLDLAAGYPQWFEQAQVPGSAQALLEYRLAEAGHDVLGFAAHVPHYVARSAYPAAAVLILEAVQSATGLVLPGTLLRERVDEVYADIEEQLAQGDGDLRSAIRGMEGQYDAVAGSQGRESLLAEPVDLPSADELGRRFEQFLAEHERGPE, encoded by the coding sequence GTGCGTGATCCCCAGGCGCTGTACGAGCTGGACCAGCAGGGTGTGGCCGCGGTGGCCGCGGCGAGGGCCGCGCTGGCGGACACCGGTGCCGGCCTGGTGCTGCTCCACCACTTCGAGGGCTTCATGGACGCCGGCGAGGCGGGCGCCCAGGTGGTCGACCACCTGCTGGAGACGGGCGAGCCCCAGGTCGTCGCCCGCTTCGACCACGACCGCCTGGTGGACTACCGGGCCCGCCGCCCCGCGATGGTCTTCGACCGCGAGCACTGGTCGTCCTACGAGCCGCCGGAGATCCTGCTCCAGCTGCTCCACGACGCGGCCGGTTCCCCGTTCCTGCTGCTCACCGGGCCGGAGCCGGACGTCGAGTGGGAGCGTTTCGCCGCCGCCGTCCGGCAGCTGGTCGAGCGCTTCGACGTCCGGCTGGCCCTCGACTTCCACGGCATCCCGATGGGCGTGCCGCACACCCGCCCGGTCGGTCTGACCCCGCACGGCAACCGGCTGGACCTCGCGGCCGGCTACCCGCAGTGGTTCGAGCAGGCGCAGGTCCCGGGCAGTGCCCAGGCGCTGCTGGAGTACCGGCTGGCCGAGGCCGGGCACGACGTGCTGGGCTTCGCCGCCCACGTGCCGCACTACGTGGCGCGCTCGGCGTACCCGGCGGCCGCGGTGCTGATCCTGGAGGCCGTCCAGTCGGCGACCGGGCTGGTGCTGCCCGGCACGCTGCTGCGCGAGCGGGTGGACGAGGTGTACGCCGACATCGAGGAGCAGCTGGCGCAGGGCGACGGCGACCTCCGCTCGGCGATCCGGGGGATGGAGGGCCAGTACGACGCGGTGGCCGGTTCGCAGGGGCGGGAGAGCCTGCTGGCCGAGCCGGTGGACCTGCCGTCCGCGGACGAGCTGGGCCGCCGCTTCGAGCAGTTCCTGGCCGAGCACGAGCGCGGGCCGGAGTAA
- a CDS encoding SGNH/GDSL hydrolase family protein — protein sequence MSLSVRPIGTLGGVLSAGLAAVLVAGCSGSSGSETVAAAAAGGSAPPRAAATGAAASPTPTPTPTPTPTGPYVALGDSYTAGLKISPQVGEPRGCSRSAVNYPSLVARALGLAGERFRDVSCSGARTGDLTGAQSTDGGVNPPQLDALTPATRLVTLGIGGNDAGFMEVVGQCAKENLVDALKGLVGSDRAAAPCRDSYAAADGGDQVQRKVDSAGERLGETLEEVKRRSPKARVYVVGYPALLPADPASCVPVLGATVAGGDLGFLVEKEQQLNAMLKRRAEAAGAVFVDLTGPSSGHDMCAGEAARWVEPPFPTHGLAAIHPNAKGQEGAAAAVLKALRG from the coding sequence GTGTCACTGTCCGTACGCCCGATCGGCACGCTCGGCGGCGTGTTGAGCGCGGGCCTCGCCGCCGTGCTGGTCGCCGGATGTTCCGGTTCGTCCGGTTCGGAGACCGTCGCGGCGGCCGCCGCGGGCGGCTCGGCTCCGCCGCGCGCCGCCGCCACCGGGGCCGCGGCGTCACCGACCCCGACCCCGACGCCGACCCCGACGCCCACCGGGCCGTACGTGGCGCTCGGCGACTCCTACACGGCGGGTCTGAAGATCAGCCCCCAGGTGGGCGAACCCAGGGGCTGCTCCCGTTCGGCGGTCAACTACCCCTCGCTGGTGGCCCGGGCGCTCGGCCTGGCGGGCGAGCGGTTCCGCGACGTGAGCTGCAGCGGCGCCCGGACCGGCGACCTCACCGGCGCCCAGAGCACCGACGGCGGCGTCAACCCGCCGCAGCTGGACGCGCTCACCCCGGCCACCCGGCTGGTGACCCTCGGGATCGGCGGCAACGACGCCGGGTTCATGGAGGTCGTCGGCCAGTGCGCCAAGGAGAACCTGGTGGACGCGCTCAAGGGGCTGGTCGGCTCGGACCGCGCGGCGGCGCCGTGCCGGGACTCCTACGCGGCCGCGGACGGCGGGGACCAGGTGCAGCGCAAGGTGGACAGCGCCGGCGAGCGGCTCGGCGAGACCCTCGAGGAGGTCAAGCGGCGGTCCCCGAAGGCCAGGGTCTACGTGGTCGGCTACCCGGCGCTGCTGCCCGCCGACCCGGCGAGCTGCGTCCCGGTGCTGGGGGCGACCGTCGCGGGCGGGGACCTCGGCTTCCTGGTGGAGAAGGAGCAGCAGCTCAACGCGATGCTCAAGCGCCGGGCGGAGGCGGCCGGAGCGGTCTTCGTGGACCTCACCGGGCCCTCGTCCGGCCACGACATGTGCGCGGGCGAGGCCGCCCGATGGGTGGAGCCGCCGTTCCCCACCCACGGCCTGGCGGCGATCCACCCCAACGCCAAGGGCCAGGAGGGCGCGGCCGCGGCCGTCCTCAAGGCCCTGCGGGGCTGA
- a CDS encoding deoxyguanosinetriphosphate triphosphohydrolase gives MDDTAHRLTAATTPTPYDRAAEARWVPEPDKRPGRTAFQRDRARVLHSAALRRLAGTTQVVAPMRSDFPRTRLTHSLECAQVGRELGAALGCDPDLVETACLAHDIGHPPFGHTGEEALDQAAETCGGFEGNAQSLRILTRLEPKRFAPQDGSPARLAPWPGRSVGLNLSRAALDAATKYPWPHGAHPADPASPKYGVYADDLPVFRWLRAGAPAGVKCFEATVMDWSDDVAYSTHDVEDGLQAGHIDPVALRAPSERSELFKVAERYARDAEPEELAEALDRLLDKDWWPESYDGTARARAGLKDLTSQLIGRFCLAAEQATRARYGPGPLTRYGAELVVPREVRLECAVLKAVAVRYVMQRDEQAQLRARQRIVIAELAEVLTRRAPEVLDPVFAAMYEEAEDDRAALRTVIDQIATLTDASALALHARLTGPAGS, from the coding sequence ATGGACGACACCGCGCACCGCCTCACCGCCGCCACGACCCCGACCCCGTACGACCGCGCCGCCGAGGCCCGCTGGGTGCCCGAACCGGACAAACGCCCCGGCCGGACGGCGTTCCAGCGCGACCGCGCCCGGGTGCTCCACTCCGCCGCGCTGCGCCGGCTGGCCGGCACCACCCAGGTGGTCGCCCCGATGCGCAGCGACTTCCCCCGCACCCGGCTGACCCACTCGCTGGAATGCGCCCAGGTCGGCCGGGAGTTGGGCGCGGCGCTCGGCTGCGACCCGGACCTCGTCGAGACGGCGTGCCTGGCCCACGACATCGGCCACCCGCCGTTCGGCCACACCGGCGAGGAAGCGCTCGACCAGGCCGCCGAGACCTGCGGCGGATTCGAGGGCAACGCCCAGTCGCTCCGGATCCTGACCCGCCTGGAGCCCAAGCGCTTCGCCCCGCAGGACGGGTCGCCGGCCCGGCTGGCCCCCTGGCCGGGCCGCAGCGTCGGCCTCAACCTGAGCCGCGCCGCCCTGGACGCCGCCACCAAGTACCCGTGGCCGCACGGCGCCCACCCCGCCGACCCGGCCTCGCCCAAGTACGGCGTCTACGCCGACGACCTGCCGGTCTTCCGCTGGTTGCGGGCCGGTGCCCCGGCCGGGGTCAAGTGCTTCGAGGCCACCGTCATGGACTGGTCCGACGACGTCGCCTACTCGACCCACGACGTCGAGGACGGCCTGCAGGCCGGCCACATCGACCCGGTCGCGCTGCGTGCCCCGAGCGAGCGGTCCGAGCTGTTCAAGGTCGCCGAGCGCTACGCCCGGGACGCCGAGCCGGAGGAGCTGGCGGAGGCCCTGGACCGGCTGCTCGACAAGGACTGGTGGCCCGAGTCCTACGACGGCACCGCCCGCGCCCGGGCCGGGCTGAAGGACCTCACCAGCCAGCTGATCGGCCGGTTCTGCCTGGCCGCCGAGCAGGCCACCCGGGCCCGCTACGGCCCCGGCCCGCTGACCAGGTACGGGGCCGAGCTGGTGGTGCCGCGCGAGGTCCGGCTGGAGTGCGCGGTGCTCAAGGCGGTCGCGGTCCGGTACGTCATGCAGCGCGACGAGCAGGCCCAGCTGCGGGCCAGGCAGCGGATCGTCATCGCCGAGCTGGCCGAGGTCCTCACCCGGCGTGCGCCCGAGGTGCTGGACCCGGTGTTCGCCGCGATGTACGAGGAGGCGGAGGACGACCGCGCGGCCCTGCGCACCGTGATCGACCAGATCGCGACCCTCACCGACGCCTCGGCGCTGGCCCTGCACGCCCGGCTGACCGGCCCGGCCGGGTCCTGA